The DNA segment caataaccaaataatatttcttctttttgagactcatgacttgcactgggccaaacaaatccatgtgcagcatttgcaaacactgggttgttttggactcttcaatgggcttgaaagagcttttatgctgttttccttttagacaggaaacacaatgctcaggacatgaaaacatttttttgtggtaagcctctcactaagccattttttgaaatttcattgattgtcttgagatttgtgtgccccagtcttttgtgccaaggctctgtctctttgttagaggcagctgagagcAGACAAGCATCAgatctgggacactcttttgacatatcaacaacataaacattgccacttctttgagcaacaagttttgtttttcctgattttattattgcttcaatctttttaaccatttctggtccaacaatcctacaacactcctttgtgaagaatgacccataccccttgtcactcatttgtgagacactcaggaggttgaatttcagattgtctatcagattgacattttcaaattttacatttccagactgaactgtaccagaccccagaactttttctttactattatttccaaaggatatatcacccctccatgaattttgaaatctttgagtagggctttacatcctgtcatgtgcctggagcctccactgtctacataccaaagactgtCTAAACAtgtagaagctccctgcacatgaagtaaaaggattagttcattaaggtctccaaagccaataaggctttggatggggtctcaacagtgtctgggatggtggcAGATGTATGGATAGTGGTTagcacaggggtttgaacatttttgggaatgtttttctctaaccactgctgggggtcttggccaatcacctgttgataaccaaaaggatgcctattcacttttggtttagagggctttttgtaaacctcataaacatgtgggatcctttggtatgatggttgtcctttgcctctcctgaattgatttgcagggggtgcatcagtcacttgaacatccCTTTGAACTGATGTTtcgttcagctgttttgtgacagctgtttggactggcacAAATAGTGGTTgcttctttgtgaatttgacagatgatgttgatgaacttaaggatgtttttgctatgtactccttctttttctcatcaaagtttttgagatacacacattccttagttttgtggttatttttaccacagatggtgcagctctcagcaggtacaatgacacttgttttgtttagatcatgtgcttttaaatgaaaacagtcttttgttagatgatttctcttttcacaaaaatcacaaaacaggtttttgatcttttctcttttcttccttttctcagattcctttgcaacagagttttaaacctctgttgggatatctttgataggaatgacccttgcttttggagcttttacaccatcagtggttgtgaaatccattggtttgaaattttccaggatgtcacactcatcagaccatgtgggtttaaattggtatttctcaatctcttcaaaagttgaagatcccacagatctttccagagtaattttgttaccaagtttgtcagttattttaacttcttggccatttttgttggttggtattattTCAGATGAAACAACTTTTTTTTAGCAGTGCTTACAAGTTCATCATACTTTCTatgtcctataccaaacttgacattgcttttaagctatttttcaagcataacctcatacccttcgCAGGATtctacccatctttcacaggtgatctgggtagactctaactcctttttgcaaacttggtatttttctaccatagtttggagttgagttttggttatgctctgctcttccttgagactgctgatctctttatcctTTTCAGCCAATTTATTTCTatgttcttttaatgacttttcaaatttgacctcatcagacaagactttatccctaaggttttcatttacctctttaatgttagcaaatgcaataatacaattgtctgaacacagtttttcaagaacttgaggtgatacctcagcagcagccatcatggcacaatcacattgatgatcttcttcttcatcagctctcccttctccttcaccagctttcttcaactcttctttctctttgtttactttggaccaggggtcagacagtgaTTCAATcagggtttttgaattttctcccagcagtagttcaccagcaactgcagtaaccactgcttcagcaacttcatccactgttttagcacttagctgttcacctttaGTTTCAACctcttctggtattgactctaatgccatcaaacaaaattcatcatcaaaagcatcattagaagcatagagagcaaaattttcatcaccaagttcatctggcatactgctccaatcaacaaagccttgtgtgaaaaagctttgttgatctggttgtgtcactgttggagcagcttgttgaggtgcaacaggttgcacttgtgcctgaggaacaggggctggaacatactgaatttgttgaacagtggtttgaacataatgcataggcacaggggttgcagcataatgagcagtgttaacatgtgctgcaggggcatattgggtatagtacacagtgttttgttgttgtggtctagggtttgagctaggatgagtaactatgggaccagtggtttgactcctacattccctaacAAAAtaacctagcctattacacttgtaacacttgatttttgacttatccaaccctacccttaaattcccatgaagccctgggaattttctccctgttcttttgtagactTTGCTTGTtataacactaagcaaagccacttgatgcaaaatgtccatctcttctaagtcagtagGATCAAAAttttgcaaatcattgagttcaaagcataagttatctgacatctggttttcattgtttgcagtgaaagcataatttgcagagtgagaatcagagttgttaaaattagcACCAgcatgatcataactctgatccttactgctgctaccagattcttcctgaccaaacagagctgtgctgccaaatgaatagtcatcagcaactttaccagactcttgcaacttccttttctggtttaactctctttcataggtcaggagtctaccatggagttgggtcagggtcagatctttgagtTGCATTTTTCaggcagtgatctaaggaacctactattttgagttgcatttggaaatgtaactttaacaagccttagttcactgatgagacagttgaaacgttcaaattgttgggttagtgattcccctttgatatgacaaaatgtttcatactgctgattcaaaatttccctgttgttttcaataacctcttccgttcccccaaattgttccttcaacgcatcccacaactctttggcattgttacaatgtaacagcccaacatagatttcattgggtaatgcagaagctatgatgctaaatgctttggcatcgagttcgaacttttgaaaatcagtttcagtatagttttcagttggttttggaacgaacttctttgcatcctcagcacttggcaccataggaacatggggaccaaaaacaacagacctccaacatccagtattctgttgagcaaggatgtgacccatccttctctcccagatgttgtactcattacgtttaagcatgggtggtttgaaaagagaaCCGATGTTatttcttatcatcttgtgattgtgacgtcatcctggttgttttacaggcactgattaatcaactttaatggtgattcaaccttgctctgtttttcaacgaaacgaacaaactatcagtatcaacgattgtgagcttaactatttatgtcaaaatgattgttaaatcaaatttgaatgtccaagctctgataccaattgttaggatctgagtttggattgattgtgatttgtgtttgaaataagatgaacaatgaaagagtagtgcagcggaaattaaatggaagcaaacttttcacaatcaaacagaagaaatgctttcaatcatacattttcaacaaagaaccaaatgcttaaagttatttcaaactttgattacaattgcatgtatgatacgcaaactccccctcagcccgagctcagtaatttgttcgtgcaggaagaagatggtgaagagctaaacagaacagtacagagtactgttctatttataggcactagcaaaccactaagcatctaagctgacatcatcatgaaagtgacatctaacctcctaacaaactcttaacaactaacctatacaaacactgctatgctaactactgatgttacaattcattacataaaataaacataaacagctgctgcatccttccactgctgtgaacccagcagtacttgtcatgatcagcaatgcttgaaacaaggcagtagattgagcagcagagctttagttcttcaacagtctttgacttgatcaacagttgtaggtcagcagtttgcatgatcagcggaTTGGagatcagcagatgttgaaaccactttcaaggggagagatttgcatGCATAACATTttcttattctggatccactgctctgatccagttttggcttttattatctgttcctttggtagggttcaatcccaacacttctcaacccaacgcacaaaagctacggcacccccagtgccgtcgaaatccAGGGTCTTGCAGCCCAAGAACTACTTGTAGGTGTAGCCTGCTACATAAGAAACATCATTCACATAAGGCATCAGCAAAGCACATTtggaaatgtccaaacgttttgtaatgtgtcttaagtgACTAATCATtaccgttgggtgggttatttcctgaggtacctccgctatgttcggagcgaagggcctcgtgctgtgcgatggcctgtgagatgcgcttttgtaattccgcctctgtcgtcggcagagggttgttggtatcggtgttcctTCGAGGCGACATTTTCTAAGAAGAAGATCGGGTAGGTCAGGTCTTATTAAGGACACAAGCACATAAGCATCTACTTAGCGAATAAGACCTAGGAGGTGTATTTACATATGTATATAAGCAATCGTCATAGCAAGCAATCATATAACATCATAATTATAGCACAAACATGTAAACGGGAATCTGTTTAATGAGAACATAACAAGCAGCACATTGTTGATTTACATGTTTAATGAGAACATGACGATTGGGCTTTCATTAATCATCGACCACAGAGTATTGTTACATGTTTTACAAAGTGTATCATATCAAAAGGAACACAGGGTCATACTACCCTTTTCCAACAAGTCTACCAATCTACAAAAGTCATACAATCAAAAGTGATCTCCAAAAGGCTTCACAAGCTCAACTCAATAGTGGTGCTCTCATCAAGGGTAATGCATCTGCATAAGACCAAAAACCTATTgtactgatggcggtggaggaggggggaaGGAAAATCAAACTAAGAACATGTGCGagctcctcctcgagcttgtgCACATGACGAAGCAAGTAACGGATCTGCTGCTCGACCGTAAGAAATCGAGCATCAAACTCTGGAAAAAGAGTAAGAGAAGCAGGTGAACGTGCAAAAGGAGGCGGTGATGAACGAGGGGGAACGAAAGCAGGCTGACAAGGACACAGTAACGGACGCGGTGTCATCTCAAGTTCCAAAATCCTGCAACTCATAACCTCAAAACGAAGCTGAACCGAATAAAGTAACTCATCCTGAGTATAGCCAACAAAATGCGAGGGATGGTAGGGGTCTGAAATCGGCATAGTGTATGTAGGAACCATCGGAATGGCTCGTCCAGTGGTGAAGAAGTGAAGGGAGCAAACGGTGCAGCCTGAAGGATCTGCAGAAAAAGCTGCTGAAGCAAAAGGATCGTCACACGGGTGCTGACCTGAAGTACCTTCCCCTAGACGGGGTGCAGGGATGTCCTGTTAGAAAGCGATCGGTAAGTCGGTGCGATGGACATCGGACTCTATAGGAGGGAgaggagcaacatcagcgggtgcaggTGGATGAGTAAATGGCTCAACAAAAGGAGGATCAACAGGTGTAGGAACTGGGTCAGTTATAAagggtgcaatgtctggtaatTCAAACGGAACGTGGTCAGGATCAGGAATAGGCTCAAGGTTAATAGGTGCAACATTAGGCTGACCCAAGAGGAACAGAAGCTAGCTCAGGAGCAGGCTCTGGGTCGTGTGGAGGTGTGGGATCTCGAGCAGGTGATAGTGTGGCAAACATAACGGTGTCATCGTCTGAGTCAGTAGCAACAAGCTACAATCCGGCCGTCTGTAAAGCTGaagatgtcacagactcaaaggagtctgaaaccGAGTGCAAACTGAAATCAGTGGATAACTTGATAACAGGAATCTCAAGAAGTGGAATGGCAACGACGTCCTCGTCTAGCTCTTCATCACCACGGGCATCATCAGGAGGACCATCAACAAGCAAATCAACGTCATCATCAAGCAAATCGTCAAAAGGCCAATCCTCGGGCGGAATAGCCACAAGAGGAACATGATCGAGGATCGGGGCCACAACATGCTCACCATCGGGATGACCAATGATGAGGTGGTCATGGGCTGGAACagggatgacaaaaggatcctcgtcaaggaaaccatcagcaagggtaaATCACCACCAAAGTCTGGTAGCGCGAATGGTTGGAAGTCATCCTCGTCCTTGGACaacatgtcagggtcactctcagtgtctgacgtatATATCTTTGGCGTGGCATAACCTCGTCGTCTGATGCGACTGCCATCGGGTCGCGGGCATCCGTCAATCCACTCTCTAAGGATGACAGGCCTGTATTGTTGTAATCCTAACATATGTACATATATCAACCAATACTACTTAGCATGCAATCAAAGACAATGTATCATGAAATCATGTATCCTTGTTATTCCTCATGAAATctttctatccttcctagtctcccagactaaaccactgatgtgctaaaagtggtttaaataaaacaactaaaattaaccCTAATGTAGacactctaagctttaaatttataaatctAGACTCGATCTAAAACtaaaaccacacaaccggcaagtgtattgatcaatgtagtatagctaaagtaagtccgagtatcgaacccacgagactctaatGATTACGCTAAGACTCTATTTAGACTAAGACTGACACGACTCAACTAATTTGTTTATTTGatgggggggggtttctaaaaatcctaaataaaatattaaacaaGAATATTAATAAAATACTAAACACGAATGTGGATGAAGACTTTAATCAAAggcgatgaagactacctaggctagatgCAAGCTTAACTCGGAAAGGACTTCTATTCGATAGTATtgtggtatggaaccgggatctttaaatgctaaacctattaagatacTAACTAAGCCCCTCGATCCTTCTCAAGgtgattcttgtggcactacctaggctgttacgaTTACCGGTTTTTAGATTTCCTTACAGTCCTCTAACTTCTTGAAAGTGCCTTAATATGACAATCTACCTTACAGcgcgaaagtctaaggcaactatggatttcaacttggtttaatagacaagaGAATGTTTAAAGAACTAGACAGATTTCTTACAAAACCTAACCCTAGTTATAAACCAAACTAagacctattaataacctcgagcctTACATTGGAAAAAGAATGAAGGTTCTCTGGGCGATTAGGGCGACTTGGGCGATCCTATGAAACAATCCTCCTTTCAATCCAACCCTGGTTCTGATCGATCTTGCTTAGCATCTAGGGAGTTCCTGATTACGCTCCTTAGTTTATAATCGATTGAAATCAGATTAGGGTTTATTCGAGATTAGGATTTCTGTCTATTTTGTTCGTACGCAAAGCTTTTTTCGAGTTTAGGGTTCCGGATTTCTTTTCTGATTTCGTTAATCTACTGCTTTCGGTTGTTGAGTTTAGGGTTCCGATTCTTATATCTAGTTTTGGTATGCAAATATTGAACGATTTTCTGCTTGACGGCTGCTAGGGTTTGTCAGGGTTCTTTTATTTTTAGCTGTCATACCTATTCTGTTTGATCAGATTAGGGTTTAATGGATGAACGCAGGAAACTTGGTGGCAAGCCACCACTGTCTTTTAAAGAAATTGCTGATCGAATTCTTGATGTTGATGGGAACACTATACAGCCAAAACGTGGCATCAACATCATCGAGGAACTTATAAAGGTCACGTCTCCGGTTCAGTTGGATAAACTGTTCTCGCCATCATCAGTTGTTGATGGAGTGAATTTGTCGGCCGATCAGGTGAGTATAAAGTTTTCTGGGGCTGCGACTCCTTTGGCTGGTCAGTTGAACACAAGATTTTCTGGGGCTGCTGAACCTTTATCATTTGCTAAAATAGTGAATAACGCTAAGGAGAATGTGAAGGTTTTTTCGGATGATGGAATCTAGCGAGTCTGTTGACGGAGCTGATGTCGTTATTCCGTTGTCTTCGGTTAAACAAGTAACTGGCAGGTATGCCAACACTTTGTATGGATATTTTCTGGGTAAACGTTTGGCTTTTCCTGTGGTGGATTACTTTGCAAAGAATAACTGGGTTAAATATGGTCTCTCTAGACTAatgatgaatgcaaacgggttctttttctttaagttcaaAACAAAGGAAGGGATGGATAAAATGGTAGAGGATGGACCTTGGATGATTAGAAATGTTTCGATAATTTTTAAGGAGTGGTCGGCCTCTATCAAGTTGGAAAAGGAAGATATAAAAGCTAttccagtttgggtcaagatgcatgatgtgccgttagCGGCATATACCGAGGATGGTCTTAGTTTGCTTGCTTCTAAGATAGGGGTGCCTAAGATGCTAGATTCGTACACTGCTACGATGTGTGCTGAGTCTTGGGGTCGAAGCAGTTATGCTAGAGCTCTCATTGAAATTCAGGCAGGGGCTGATTTAAAGAGGAGTGTTACTGTTGCAATCCCATCTTTAGATGGTAATGGTCATTCAAAGGTGGAGGTAACAgttgaatatgattgggagcctttaaggTGCTCATCTTGCTGCGTGTTTGGTCATGAGGATAGCTCGTGCCCAAAGAACCCTCAGGTTGGTTCGAGTGGGGAGTCTGGGAAGAAAATTGATGAGTTTCAGGTTGTGGGGGCCAAGAAGAAGAAAGCTACTAACCAAGAGCTTCAtttgaaaaatcagaagcctaagTTAGTATATAGACCAGTTGTTAACCCTAAACCTAATTCGTCCTTGAGGAAGCCGATGAACAGTCAAGTATCAACGTCAAATCCTTTTGAGATCCTCAAGGACGATGATGGTGGTCAGGGAGGTAGTATTGTGGGTCGTATGGAGAAGAAGGCCATGCAGACTAATGACAAGCAGGATTCAgatgaggaggaggtcgttgaagtctacaatgaaactaaTGAATTTATGACTTCGGGAACACATCCTTCTTCTTCTATAGCAAGGGCAAGCAATTCCTCCACAAAGGGTTCCAATGGCAATTTCATCTTTGATGATGGAGGATGAGTCGTTTTTCCTTTTGGTTTTTGTGTTCTGGTCTTGTCTACTTAGTTTCATGATGTAATGTAGGCTAGGTCATGGGTTGTCTTAGAGTATTTGGTTTTGTTTTGATTTACATATacggggcatgtcctgtatatgaattagtgtggaacacatcctcactacttgtactttattgggattgtttttaatagaatcaccggggtaaccctttacccaaaaaaaataaCCTCGAGCCTTACAGCGACAagattagtagaacacttgattttattaaattaccgaatattacttctaaggttaatTACACGATTTTCACCTTAAAGAGTTAAAGatttattacgtgatatagacattcacctaaatcaagaaccctagcacaaccctattatgtgatatagaccgtcaccaAGGATTATATGAAGCAATAAACAGCGATAAAACAATATCAAGCATGCATATACACCAAGTTAAACTTCCATAGccgtttacaatacaagaaaatcCATAAACCACTTAAAAACCGAATAAAAATCCAATCTTTGGTTAAACCATTGTCATGCCTAGGTAGTTAAAGAGTTTTAGCCGGAAAACATAATCAGAAACATGATCATAAGCATTATATATTCTGAATTCATTGAGTTACAAATTAAAACTaatgaaaacaaaagaaaaaggaTGATTAAACCCGTAATCTTCACTCCCGAACGCTCCAAGATGTTACCCGAATGATTCTTGACTTCCGAACACTCCAAGAACCTTCAAACAGCCTCCAATGGTCTCCAAGAACTTCAAATTCGTAATGTCCTCcggctgttgatgatgatgattttataAGCTTCAAAACCCTATAGCCGTTACTTATTCAAAGGCGGTGCACAATTCTggtcttcacgcggcccgcgtaaacattAACCTTAAGTTTACACGGCCGGTATAAGGGCTATTTTCAAAAACTCTCTTTTtagttcacgcggcccgcgtaagaagtAACTTAAGTTTACGCAGCCCGCCTGGAAGCTTCAGATTTGATTTTTCGATTTCTTTTCGCTCCCGAGCCCTCGTTTTCCGATCCAGCCTTTCGCCTTTCCAGAATTTAACTCGTTTCTGctccttttggctgtaaagacctggaaaTCACAAAATATCAAAAGTATGTACATTCTACGCTAAAAACGGACAAAAACGAATATCTATCGACTAAAATGGACGCGAATaaagatgtattttgcaatacatcaaatatccccacacttaaccttttttcgtcctcgaaaaagaattgtGCAAAGCGGAATCATAGTCGGAATAATCAATCGGGATAAAGCTTATGTTAATTTATTAAAATCGAAActcgtgttagccgcgattgcaagtatattgatcctcttaaacccaacccggttcc comes from the Helianthus annuus cultivar XRQ/B chromosome 4, HanXRQr2.0-SUNRISE, whole genome shotgun sequence genome and includes:
- the LOC110883103 gene encoding uncharacterized protein LOC110883103 translates to MNANGFFFFKFKTKEGMDKMVEDGPWMIRNVSIIFKEWSASIKLEKEDIKAIPVWVKMHDVPLAAYTEDGLSLLASKIGVPKMLDSYTATMCAESWGRSSYARALIEIQAGADLKRSVTVAIPSLDGNGHSKVEVTVEYDWEPLRCSSCCVFGHEDSSCPKNPQVGSSGESGKKIDEFQVVGAKKKKATNQELHLKNQKPKLVYRPVVNPKPNSSLRKPMNSQVSTSNPFEILKDDDGGQGGSIVGRMEKKAMQTNDKQDSDEEEVVEVYNETNEFMTSGTHPSSSIARASNSSTKGSNGNFIFDDGG